The DNA window CGcaagtaaaaatatttcttaaataaccCTTTGTCCTATGAATACCTATAAGAAAATGACATTGTCTGAGACAAACATGTcacttaaaaaacacaaaagcagaatACTGAGGGAACAAATTTATCTTAAGTgcagaaaatatacagaaatttaATTCCACTAAATCTTAATTTAGTAGCATAATAGGACCCCTAAACTTTGCTTCTATTGGAGCATGGGATCTGAATATGAAGAATCAAACCTATAGCTCTATGTCCTGATGCTCTGCTAAGGTGTCTAGACTGTTATCAATGGCACATAGGCACCCTAAAATACAGTTCACTCATCCTGTTGAGGCTCAGGCTCTTGCTTTAagaaacataaacagaaagaagggtGTCAGAACAACTAAGAAGCAAAACAACCCCACAGTATGGAAACAGCATTCAACATACTCCCATGCTGTCAGTAAGTGAAAATGGTATTCCATGGTAGAATTACGAGACTCTGTAGTAGCAGGACGAACTTGTGGGATGTGTACCGTGGTATGCTAGTACGAAGTGTTAAGTATCAAAGGGAAATCATTTCTACCCCCAAATAAAACTGAGATGGTTCATGGGCCATTGAAACACAATTATAGCATAAAGGAACTtcaattatatgtatttataaaggaTAAATTCCAATCCTTTGTATATGAGCTTCACATTAACTCAAACTTTATTTGCTTAAAACATCATCAGTCTGTAAAGAAATGCACTGTGAGGCATACACTTATCTTGTCATCAAAATTCTAGGGaatctctttttagttttttgatcATTGGTAAAACTATCCAAAAAAaatcaggatatatatatatatatatttaaaaacaggaATCAATGAAAGcatgaatgaaataagaaattaaaaatgattctGGGTCCTGGTGGCCCATTTTTTAGAAAAACTTACTGAGACAAAAGGACCACTGGCTCTGAGTCTCTTTGAGAATAACAAGTATAAAATAAGAAAGCCCACATTTCCAGACAAGTTCCAGGAAGCCCATTTCCTCCACATCGGGGGGGATAATGTGAGTGCTGGGTTAACAACCCAGAATTCATGTTCACCTCCCAACTGCCTCATCAGTGTTAAGTTTAGAGTCATGATTCTTTTTGACATTTACGATTTAGACATATAAGCTCATGTTAAATGACAACTGGTCTGTCAAACGTACAGGAAAAGAAGAGTAATTTTTAACTAAAACCTTTCTAGTTTTTTTGATTACTGTTCAAGTTGCTATTCTTTAGCAAAAGCAAAGTTTCCATAGAGTCCATCTCAAATCTTATTGCTTTACAGCCGTAGGATTCCTAACTtccattaaaaatacaaagatgaaGCAGTCAACCCAGTGATTAATTGACATGGCTTTCAACAGGAGAGGCGGAAGGAGGGGTTGGCAAAGAAATAAGACCATTAGACAAAATGGCAACTTAAACCTTTCAACATACAATGGTTTTGAGagtgagagatagagatagaaacattattttagaCAAATGAAATAGCACTGAAAGCCCATGAGTCAAGCCACAGCCCAAACCGTGTCCTACATAggtttcctttttgattttttttttttaataaaatctcTCCCCAAACATCACTTTTAATCTTCCCCAGATGGGGCTTCATCTTCAGACCCTTCATCTCCAGACTTCTCGAGTGGGGAGCTTGCAGAGGTCTTCTTTTCTGGAggactttctgcttcctcatcctcttctttgGGAGAAGgagttttttcctttgatgccTTTGAAGCTGTAGGACGACCCACTTTTCCTTTGCCTTTCACTGGACTTGGCGTCACTGAAATACAGAAAGTAACAATTTtggggacagaaagagaaaaaaatcagctaCAAAAATATAAGTCtgtaaatataaaaagtaatcCCACCTCTCTTAAAAGGAAACACATGTCCACAGAAAAAGCATTATTACTCCTAATGAGAATAATGTAGCATTCTGAGCAGAAACTGGAGCCAAACAGTTTTTGGAGTGCCATCATCCTATACAGTATGTGTAGAGATGAGTAAGTTTAAAACAACAAGAAATTCAGGAATTCTATTTGCCAGattaaaactataaacaaatCTTGACTTCTGATTTAACAAACTAGATCCAACTAGGAAAGTACCTGGCAGAACCCTTGAAGACCCAGATGAATCCTTATTGTCATGGGTGGTTTTGTTTCTACTGTCAGTATTGTTAGAGAGCCTTCCTTAGCTGCTGGGACCAACCACAGAGCAGTCAGTACTATGTGACCACAGGGAGGAACACCATGCCTGATACAAACAAGTCATACCAACATACAAGCCAAGCACacaggttctttttattttttactatttatttatttatttatttttatgtccattggtattttatctgcatgtgtgtctatgtgaggtGCCAGAAGCCCTGGAACCTGTGTTATAGACAGGTATgagctgcagtgtgggtgctgggaattgaactgaggtcttctggaagagcagccactgctcttaattaatcactgagccattttgccagcccattatttttcctttttttcaagatttattttattatttttatttatgtgtgtgcctgtatgtgggtatgcacacacgtgcacattcCTAAAAAGGCCAGAAGTGTTAGCTGAGGTCAAAGGTGGCTGGCTATCAGCCACCCGATGTGGCTGTGGAACTGgatgtgggtcctctggaagcccAGCCAGTGCTTCTACTCACCTAGCCACCTCTCCAATCCCAGCATTCTCAAAGGGACCAAAGGCACACGTGAAAGCCTTTTGGATTTCTTGTATTCTACCAAATACAAGGCCAATGCTGAAACCTAATGAAGCATCTGTGTTGAGAAGTTCTCAAAAACCTTTTAAGGCAGAAATGTAGTTTTACTTTCACAGGTCTCACCTGTAGCCTTTAGTCTGggtttgggcattttcttttcttttctctcaggtTTGGACTTCTTAacaatctttttgtttctcttttttgaacTGCCATAATCACTATCATCATCGTCTTCCATTAGGAAATCTTCATCGCTGCCAGAATCTTCTGAGAGGAAAGAAGAATTTCAACGTCCAACTTAAATGTATACACCCTTCCAAGTGAACAAAGGGAAAGAATGCTGAGAATGACTGGAGGACAGGATTCGGGAGTTAAGCATTACTGGATTCAACAAGGAGTTAAACTACCAACTTGGTCAGAGTTGTCCTGACCCACTATAGAATGGGTATAGTGTGGACTATACCAAGAGTAGAAAGAAACTCCTTTTTAAGTTTAAGATTAGATAAATTTACTGAAAATTctacagattctttttttaatttaagaaattttaacttatttataattttaatttaatgtgcatttgtgttttgccattGGTGTCaagtgccctggaactggagttacagttatatTTGAgttgccacgtgggtgctgggaattgaacctgggtcatctggaagagcagcagtcagtgctcttaaccactgagctacctctccagccccatttctactgattcttaaaaaaaaaaaaagttttaaattttcacttatATAAACACACAAGTGTGTGGGATGctccagaagaggatattggatctCTGAAGGAGGAaaagctgagccatctatctccctATTCCCATagtcttattcttttgttttgtttggtagaTAGGATCTCACgacgtagctctggctgtcatggaactcactctgtaaaccaggccagcctctacctcctgagtgctaggattaaaggtgtcttcCACCACACTCAGCTGCACAGCTCTATCTGCCTAATGCAagggactggatactaacatttagATTCTTAGAAAATATCAAGGTCATACACTACAATTGCAAAGGAGATGAAGCTCCATTGTCTGAGTACCTGCctcacatgcacaaagccctgggctagAGCCTCACTTCTCCATGAAACTGGGAGAGGTGGTACAAGCAGATCAatacttcaaggtcatcctcagctacacaataAATTGAGGCCAACAAGGGCTACAGGAGAGCCTGTCTAAATGTACAAAGAACAGTCAGTAAGTTACTTCACATACTCTCTTGGAATGGTGCTTCATCATCTTCTTCTGGCTCTTCCTCACTGCCGACATCTTCCAAGAGCATCTCTCTCTGTTTAGAAGCTGCTTTAGATGCTGCCTGTCGTTGCTGGCGTACATTTTTATGATCATCTTTTTCGTCTTCACTGTCATCTGAAATATAAAA is part of the Cricetulus griseus strain 17A/GY chromosome 5, alternate assembly CriGri-PICRH-1.0, whole genome shotgun sequence genome and encodes:
- the Nucks1 gene encoding nuclear ubiquitous casein and cyclin-dependent kinase substrate 1 isoform X3; translation: MSRPVRNRKVVDYSQFQESDDADEDYGRDSGPPAKKIRSSPREAKNKRRSGKNSQEDSEDSEEKDVKTKKDDSHSADDSEDEKDDHKNVRQQRQAASKAASKQREMLLEDVGSEEEPEEDDEAPFQEKDSGSDEDFLMEDDDDSDYGSSKKRNKKIVKKSKPERKEKKMPKPRLKATVTPSPVKGKGKVGRPTASKASKEKTPSPKEEDEEAESPPEKKTSASSPLEKSGDEGSEDEAPSGED
- the Nucks1 gene encoding nuclear ubiquitous casein and cyclin-dependent kinase substrate 1 isoform X4, producing MSRPVRNRKVVDYSQFQESDDADEDYGRDSGPPAKKIRSSPREAKNKRRSGKNSQEDSEDSEEKDVKTKKDDSHSADDSEDEKDDHKNVRQQRQAASKAASKQREMLLEDVGSEEEPEEDDEAPFQENSGSDEDFLMEDDDDSDYGSSKKRNKKIVKKSKPERKEKKMPKPRLKATVTPSPVKGKGKVGRPTASKASKEKTPSPKEEDEEAESPPEKKTSASSPLEKSGDEGSEDEAPSGED